In Rhodopirellula sp. P2, the DNA window GTCGAATTGCTCGAAGGCATCGAAACCGACGGCAGTGAACTCTCCGAAATGGCTCAAGAGGCCTCGGTCGTTCGACTGGTCAACGAGATTTTGATTGAAGCCGTTGATTCGCGTGCCAGTGACATTCACATCGAATCGCAGTCGGACGGGCTGGTCATCCGGTACCGGATCGACGGGATCTTGCACCCTCAACCTGTGCCCCCTGAGATCAACCGTTTCCAAGCTGCCATGATCAGCCGCTTGAAGATCATGGCTCGGTTGAACATTGCGGAGAAGCGACTGCCGCAAGACGGCCGGATCAAACTGCGGGTGCACGGCCGGGAAGTCGACATTCGTCTCAGCGTGATCCCCATGATTCACGGCGAAGGCCTGGTCATGCGTGTCCTCGACAAATCGTCGATGGTGTTTGATCTGCAGGGACTGGGAATGTCCAAAGAGATCTACGATCGATTCAGCCAGCTGATCAAATTGCCGCACGGGATCGTGTTGGTCACCGGGCCGACCGGGAGTGGTAAAACAACGACGCTGTACAGCAGTCTGTTGGAAATCCGCAGCCCCGAAAACAAAATCATCACGACGGAAGATCCCGTTGAGTATCAGCTCGATGGCATCAACCAGATCCAGGTTCACTCCAAGATCGGGTTGACCTTCGCCGCGTCGCTTCGGAGCATTCTGCGTCACGACCCCGACATCGTGCTGGTCGGCGAAATTCGTGACTTGGAAACGGCTGAGAACGCCACCCAGGCATCGCTGACCGGGCACATGGTGTTCAGCACCTTGCACACCAACGATGCCGCTGGTGCCTTCACGCGGATGGTTGACATGGGCGTGGAACCGTTTTTGGTCGCCGGGACGGTGGAAGCCGTGATGGCTCAACGTCTGCTGCGACGGTTGTGCCAGCACTGCAAAGAGTCATTCATTCCGGAGCAAGACGATTTGCCGAAGGATTTTCCTTGGGATGAGATCGCAGGCAAAGAAATCTTTCGCAGCGTCGGTTGTCGGGAGTGCCGCAACGTGGGTTACTCCGGTCGTCTGGGGATCTACGAACTGCTCGTCAGCAGCGAGCAAATTCGCGAGATGGCTCAGAACCGTGCCAGCAGCTGGGACATCCGACGACAAGCTGTCAAGGAAGGCATGCGAACGCTTCGGATGGATGCCTGGGACAAAGTCGTCGCTGGTGTGACCAGCGTTGAAGAGGTCCTGCGTGTTACCAAGGGCGAGGCGCTTTAGCCCGTGCCTTGCTGACCGTCCTCCAAGTTGTCCGGGCGTTTCGCCCCCGATTCAAAAGCTCCCTGCCTTCATCACGCCCGTCTGCTTCCCGCCGCTTTGTCACTATGCCAACGTTTCAATACACCGCCCGAGACATGACTGGAAAGAGCGTCCAAGGAACGCTCGAGGCCGGGTCGCAGCGTGAAGCGACTTCGCAGCTGACGGGACGTGATTTGTTCCCAACCAAGATCACGGAACAAACCTCCGGTTCGGCGTTTGC includes these proteins:
- a CDS encoding GspE/PulE family protein, whose translation is MIMHAGEILQRRGLLTPQQLEQSRNGDPQSVVDNAVTLGYVTARAALSAIADEVGLEFRDLRTSEIDLSALEGFPQKLIYRHSMFPIGWEDGALLVATADPFDLYPLDEACATTGKTVVPVVAERAEISRLVKKHLGVGSETVEGLVAAAGDDEVELLEGIETDGSELSEMAQEASVVRLVNEILIEAVDSRASDIHIESQSDGLVIRYRIDGILHPQPVPPEINRFQAAMISRLKIMARLNIAEKRLPQDGRIKLRVHGREVDIRLSVIPMIHGEGLVMRVLDKSSMVFDLQGLGMSKEIYDRFSQLIKLPHGIVLVTGPTGSGKTTTLYSSLLEIRSPENKIITTEDPVEYQLDGINQIQVHSKIGLTFAASLRSILRHDPDIVLVGEIRDLETAENATQASLTGHMVFSTLHTNDAAGAFTRMVDMGVEPFLVAGTVEAVMAQRLLRRLCQHCKESFIPEQDDLPKDFPWDEIAGKEIFRSVGCRECRNVGYSGRLGIYELLVSSEQIREMAQNRASSWDIRRQAVKEGMRTLRMDAWDKVVAGVTSVEEVLRVTKGEAL